From Mucilaginibacter gotjawali:
CGGGAACAGGTGGCCCATAACCGCGGCAATACCCAAAGCAAGCTGGTAGCTGATATAATTTGAATGCGGCCCCCCTGTTACCGAGGTGCCGATAAAGTAGGCCAGGTTGGTTGCCGTCCAGCCTTTTAAAATATCAATAAGCATTACCGGGATACCTGCTTTTTTACCCAGTACCCTGAATGTATTGGTAGCACCGGCATTACCGCTGCCATACTCCCTTACGTCTACTCCGTAAAATGCCATTCCTATCCAAACAGCAGTTGGTATCGATCCGCATAAATACGCCAGGATAAGTGCTGATATCGAATAGGGGGTTATCATGTTACCGCAATATTACTAAAATTGAATGTTTAATTAGGTAGTTTTTAGTCCGAAAGTCCGAAAAGTCCGAAAGTCCGAAAGAAAAAGCAAAATTTAATATTAAAGCGTGACTGAAAAGTTTAATAAATTGAGAAATCAGAAAGCTAAAACTCAACCATCTTAATGACTTACGGACTTTACTGACTTTCGGACTCCGCAATCTCTAATCAACAGCTTTCAAACTCAGATCTAAACTTTTAACCGAATGCGTAAGGGCGCCGACTGAAATATAATCAACCCCGCATGCCGCATATTCGCGGATGTTGTCAATGGTAATCCCGCCTGAGGCTTCAGTTATATACCGGCCCGAAATGAGTTCCACGGCTTTTTTTAAGTTATCAAAATTGAAGTTATCCAGTAATATACGGTTTATACCGCCTGTTTGCAAAACCTGTTCCAACTCGGCCAGGTTTCTAACCTCAATTTCTATTGCGAGGTCTTTGTTATGGGCTTTCAGGTATCGGTGCGTATTTTCGATAGCATTTTTAATGCCGCCTGCGTAATCAACATGATTGTCCTTTATCAAGATCATATCATACAAGCCAAAACGATGGTTAACACCGCCGCCTATGCGTACCGCCCACTTTTCAAGATACCTTAAACCCGGCGTAGTTTTACGGGTATCCAATACTTTGGTGTTTGTATCCCTTAAAATATCAACTATTTGTCGTGTTTTGGTGGCTATGCCGCTCATGCGCTGCATGCAATTAAGTACCAGGCGTTCGGCTTTTAATATGCTTTGTGCATCGCCTTCAACTTCCAGCACAATATCGCCCGGTTTTATTTTTACGCCATCATTTAAAAAAACAGAAGTTTTAAGGTCTGCATCCACCATGTGGAATATCTCGAGCGCGAGTTCAACGCCGGCAAGGATACCTTCATCTTTAACCAATAATTTTGCTTTGCCTTTTGTGCCCGCCGGAATGGTTGCCAGGGAGGTGTGGTCGCCGTCGCCGACGTCCTCGCTAAGGGAATTTAATATAAACTGATCAATAATTTCTTTATCCAAACCTGCTTAGTATTTAAAGCACCAAAAGTAAGAAGATTTGGTGGATTTTGTTTAAAATTGATTTGGGATTTGACCATAGTCCATAGACCATGGCCCATAGTTTTTAATTCACTATACAAAGAAACGACGAAAATTTGCCATGGGCTATGGATCATCGACTATGGACTTCCCCGCCTACTTCACCTTCTCTGTTTCAATCCGGAATTCAATAATTGCAAGAGTGCCCGCGTTTGCTTTAAGGGTTACCGCTATCCTGTAAACGCCGTTAGTGGTGGTTAGTAACAGTACGCAGAAACCGTAATTGGGATTTGAATTTACCTTATGAAGCAGTTTGATGGTTTTGGGCTTATTTTGATTGAAAAATTTATTTAAGATCTGTTCGGTTTGCAGCCTGGAATAAATACTTTCATCACCCGGTACCGATAGTTCAACATTATCCGCAAATAATTTTGATAGTTCCGGAATATTTCCCTGCCGCAAAAGATTTGCAATTTTGTCGATTGGGTCGGCGGAGGTTAGTGCCGGCGCTATCAGTAAAAAATAAGCAAAGGCATGTAGTACTTTTTCATCGTAATTATCAGACGCAAAAAATAAATGATTGTTGCAAAATATTACGCGGAGTTGATTGACTCCTGAGCCTGGGGTTTAACTCAAATCATCGTTTCTTAATTTACTTTTCTAACTCCGGATAAAGCGTGATTTACCAATTAAATAAATTATTAAATGCTCCATATTTAAACGTTGCGTTTATATTTGCATTGTGGAAAATAAGAAAAAAATTGCATTAATAATTCTTGATGGCTGGGGATATGGCCGTAATGATTATTCGAACGCCATATTTGCAGCAAATACTCCGTTTATTGACTCTTTACTTAAAAAATATCCAAACTCAAAACTCGAAGCTTCAGGCACTGCGGTAGGTTTGCCTGCCGGGCAGATGGGCAACTCAGAAGTTGGTCACATGAATTTAGGCGCAGGCCGGGTGGTTTACCAGGAGCTTGGCCGCATACACAAGGCCGTGGATGATAACGAATTACCCGACAACCCGGTATTAAAGGAGGCGTTTGAATATGCCAAACAAAACAACAAAAAAGTTCACTTTATCGGCTTGGTAAGCGATGGTGGCGTTCATTCGCACATCCGGCACATCATGGGCCTTTGTGATGCTGCAACGAGCTTTGGCCTTGACAGGGTTTTTGTGCACGCTTTTTTGGACGGGCGCGATACCGACCCGAAATCAGGCGCGGGCTTTATAACAGAACTTGAGGATCATATGGCAAATACCCCTGTTAAATTGGCTTCGGCTATCGGCAGGTATTACGCTATGGACAGGGATAACCGCTGGGAACGGGTTAAACTGGCCTATGACCTGATGGTAAACGGCGTAGGGGAAGCATCAACAAATATTGTTCAATCCATTAAGTCCTCGTATCTGCAGGATGTTACCGATGAATTTATAAAACCCATTGTAGGCGTTGATGAAAACGGTAAGCCGTTGGCGACGATAGAAGAAGGTGATGTAGTGCTCTGTTTTAATTTCAGGACCGACCGCGGGCGCGAAATAACCATCGCGTTAACCCAAAGGGATATTCCTGAGTTTAATATGCATGCCCTTAAACTCAATTATCTGACCATGACGCCTTATGACGAATCATTCAAGGGTGTTAAAGTGCTTTTTGATAAGGATGACCTGACACAAACGTTAGGCGAAATTTTGCAGGAAGCCGGTAAAAACCAGATCAGGATTGCAGAAACTGAAAAATACCCGCATGTGACATTTTTCTTTTCGGGCGGAAGGGAAAAGGAATTTAAAAATGAAAAAAGGTTACTGGTGCCATCGCCTAAGGTGGCCACATATGACTTGCAACCAGAAATGAGCGCCGAGGGTATCCGCGATGCTATTTTACCCGAATTGAAAAGCGGCTGGCCTGACGTGATCATTCTTAATTTTGCCAATACTGATATGGTAGGGCATACCGGGGTTTTTAGTGCTGTTGTAAAAGCCGCAGAAACTGTTGACGCTTGTGCCCGCGAGGTGATAGAAACCGGTATCGCAAACGGCTACTCTTTCATTATTATTGCCGACCATGGCAATGCCGACTATATGATCAACGATGATGGTACGCCAAATACGGCACATTCAACAAATTTGGTGCCCTGCATAGTTATTGATAAGGATGTTACGCATGTAAAAGACGGCAAACTGGGTGATATTGCACCCACTATGCTTAAAATAATCGGCGTTCCGATTCCTGAAAAAATGACGGGTAATGTTTTGGTATAAAACGAAGTTAAAAACCGCCATTGTTTTTATCGGGGGAATTGCGTTATCGGCTTTGGTGCCGGCATGCAGGCCCGGGATAAAAAATAATGGCGGTTTTGATTTAACAGGATATTTAAAAAAAGACGCTGCGATGCTTAATAAGCTAAACAGGCCTGTTGACAAAACGGTAACGCATAACGGTGTTACAGAAACAAAAACAGTACATATTGCTGATTGGAGCAGCGAACTTGGCCTTTTTATAGATGCTGACATTAATAAACCTGCCTTTAAAAACAGTTACCAGGTTATTGATGAAGATGGCCTGTTAGTTTATAAAGCAAAGGAAAAAGACCTTAAGGTGCGCGAGCTGATCATCAAACGGACAGGCGGGGGGATCAGGTACGTCCTTATTTATAATAAGGTGGAAAACCCGCTTTATAAAACTACCCAAAAACTCACCTATTTTCCCGATTCCGTTTATCGTATAGAAACTGTACAACACGTAAAACTGTTGGGCACTAATACCTATTTTATCCAGGGAATATTAAAGTAGTTTTTTTATTTGCGGGCAGCAAGTGCCTCGCCAAGCTTTTGCTTTGAAAGGTCGATAAGTGCGGCTATGTCTGTACGGCCCTGATTTTCAGCCAAAACCTTTTCCAGGTCGGCAACAGATGCCTTTAAAGAATTAATCCCCCTCATTTTATCATAATACCGCCCGGGTGCGGTTAGTTTGAATACGCCATATTCGCGATAGGCGATTCCCCTCGTCTGGAAAAACTTATTGTTAGCATCGTTTGGATCGATAGCAATAGCTTTTGTCAGATCGAATATAGCGCCCAATAAGTACTGTTCTTTTTCGGCTGCTGAAAGCTGAACATCTTTCCCCATATAACTTTTAGCCCTTGCTCGGTAATAATAGGCGCTGGCGTCAACAGGGTTTATCTGCAGTTCTTTGGTGTAAGCAGCAATTGATTTACGGTAATTTTCGCTGTGGTAATAGGAATAACCCAGCATCCAAAGGGCGTTGGCATTGGTTGAATCCACCAGGCAAGCTCTTTCCAGCTGTGTAACTGCCGCCTTAAAATCACCCTCCATTAAAGCCTGCTGGCCCAATTTTACATAGGAATTTTGAGCCGACGTGTTTTCGAATGAGGCAACAAGCAGAAACGAAATGATTACCGAAAATCTCATCGGGGCTTTAATGTATATCAAAACAGTATAGCAATAACTGATATTTTTAGAAATTATTATGCCGGTTAACCCGTTTTTTTATCAAATCTTTTGTTCTCGTAAAAATAAAAGAAGGCGATTATATGACTTTTTTTCATCTTTATCAATATTTTTTTTTCATTATGTATAATATAGAATTATTATAACCTTCATGTAATCAATATTTTATGGCTTTAAACCAAATGTTGTTCAATTATAACTTATATTGGCACATGTCTTGACCGATAACGCCAGAATGATAGTATGATGCTATTTGAACGGTTTTATTGCCTGCAGCACTTTACATGCTGACAATATGTCGTTTTTTATTTTTACAACGAGAGGTGTTTGATGAGTTTCGATCCATTTGATTTTAGAAGTGCTTTACCGGTAATAAACGAAGAGTCTGAATTTTTTCCTTTAATGTCGTCAGAAGACGAGGAAGAAATGAACAACGAACTCTTACCCGAAGTTTTGTCCATTTTGCCTTTGCGTAATACGGTATTATTTCCCGGAGTGGTAATCCCTATTACAGTCGGCCGCGATAAATCTATCAAACTTATCCGCGATGCCAATAAGGGCAACCGGATGATCGGCGTAGTGTCGCAACAGGATGTAGGTGTCGAAGATCCAACATTTTCCCAGTTAAATAAGGTAGGTACAATTGCCCTGATCATCAAAATGCTGCAAATGCCTGACGGTAATACAACGGTAATATTGCAGGGCAAAAAGCGATTCGTTCTGAAAGAAGAAGTTCAAAGTGTGCCTTACATAAAAGCTTCTATCGAGCCCTTTAAAGAGGTAAAACACAAAGACGATAAAGAGTTTAAAGCCATGGTATCCTCCATAAAGGATATGGCCATGAGTATTATACAGCTTTCGCCAAATATTCCGAGTGAGGCTGGTATTGCTATCCGCAACATTGAAAGTACTTCATTTTTGATCAATTTTATTTCGTCAAACATGAATGCCGACATGAACGCCAAACAGCGTTTGCTGGAAGAGCCAAACTTGCGTACCCGTGCCAACCTGGTGCTGGAACACCTTACGCTAGACCTGCAAATGCTGGAGTTGAAAAACCAGATCCAAAGTAAAGTAAGGGTTGACCTGGATAAACAGCAGCGTGATTATTTTTTGAACCAGCAACTGAAAACGATCCAGGAAGAATTGGGCGGCAATTCGCCCGACCTGGAGATTGAAAGCTTGAAATTGCGCGGCGCCAAAAAGAAATGGGGAAAGGAAGTTAATGACCATTTTAACAAGGAAATAGAAAAACTGGCGCGTACCAACCCTGCAGCAGCCGATTATTCGGTACAAATAAATTACCTTGAGTTGCTGCTTGATTTGCCCTGGAATGAATTTACCAAAGATAATTTCGACCTGAAACGTGCCCAAAAGATATTAGATAAAGACCATTTCGGGCTGGATAAAGTTAAACAGCGTATCATTGAATACCTGGCAGTGCTTAAGCTAAAACACAATATGAAGGCGCCTATCCTTTGCCTGGTGGGCCCTCCGGGGGTGGGCAAAACCTCTTTGGGCAAATCAATAGCAAGGGCGCTTGGGCGTAAATATGTGAGGATGGCGCTGGGCGGCATCCGGGATGAAGCAGAGATCAGGGGCCACCGTAAAACTTATATAGGCGCCATGCCAGGGCGTATTATACAATCTGTTAAAAAGGCAGGTGCCGCTAACCCGGTTTTTATTTTGGATGAAATTGATAAAGTGGGTAATGATTTCAGGGGTGATCCGTCTTCTGCTTTATTGGAAGTACTGGACCCTGAACAAAACAGTACCTTTTATGACCATTATGTGGAGATGGATTTCGATCTGTCGAACGTAATGTTCATCGCGACAGCAAATTCATTGAGCAGCATCCAGCCTGCCTTGCTTGACCGTATGGAGATCATCGAGGTAAATGGTTATACCATTGAAGAGAAGATTGAAATAGCAAAACAACACCTGATACCAAAACAGCGCGAGGCTCATGGCCTGAAGAATAAAGATATTACCTTAAAACCCGAAATAGTTGAAAAGCTGGTGGTTGATTATACCCGCGAGTCGGGCGTTCGGTCATTGGAGAAAAAGATAGGCTCGCTCATTCGGGGTGTAGCCAAGAGCATCGCTATGGAAGAGCCCTATAACGCGGTTGTTAGCAAAAGCGATGTTGAAAGGATATTAGGAGCCCCGATATTTGATAAGGACCTGTACGAAGGCAACGATGTAGCCGGAGTAGTTACCGGCCTGGCGTGGACATCAGTTGGCGGAGACATCCTGTTTATTGAAGTGAGTTTAAGCCCCGGAAAAGGAAAACTTGCCCTTACCGGCAGCCTTGGCGATGTAATGAAAGAATCGGTAAGTATTGCGCTTGCTTATTTAAGGGCCCATGCTGCTGAATTTAATATCGATGTAAGGTTGTTTGACCAATGGGATATCCACGTTCACGTTCCGGCTGGCGCAACCCCTAAGGATGGCCCATCAGCCGGTGTAACAATGTTAACGGCTTTGGTATCGGCATTTACACAGCGAAAAATAAAACCTCACCTGGCCATGACAGGAGAAATTACGCTGCGCGGCCGTGTATTACCTGTTGGCGGCATCAAAGAAAAAATACTTGCCGCCAAACGGGCGAACATCAAAGAGATTATTTTATGTGCATCAAATAAAAAGGACATCCTCGAAATCAAGGGTGATTATATCAAAGATCTTCAGTTTCATTATGTAACTGATATGCGCGAAGTAATTGACCTTGCACTTTTAGATGAAAAGGTTAAAAATTCTATCGATTTGACCATAAAAGAAGAAAAGACCACCGTTTTAAATTAATAACAGTTTGCATTAGCGCTATTTGTGAGGGCCCCCCATAACAAATAGCGCTATTTTTATTTGTAAGCGGCTGATAACTACCTTTGTTCAGCTTCAGATAATGCCCCCTACCACCATTCCTGAAACCTTTTATAGCGGAATATCGTAATACGCACTATCATAATTATAAATTAATTATGATAATAGTTAAAAAATTCAATCTAAAACAATCAAAAAAAAATGAAGAAGGCCTTTTTATTAAAAGCTGTTTTTTTATTCCTACTTGTTACATCACATTTTTGTTTGCAGGCTCAAAACCTTGAAGAGGATACTGTAAAAAGAGACACTACAGTTCCAAACTCAGCCAAACCCCGCACCGTTTTTCTTGAAGTTGGCGGACCAGGACTAGCACTTACAGCAAATTATGACACCCGTTTTGGTGAAGGCCGCGATAAATGGGGTTACAGAATTGGCGCGGGCTATTATAATACAGGTTCAAACTGGGTAGCAACCATTCCTTTCCAGGTAAATTATCTGTATGGCTTTAAAAAACCAGGAGCCAGCAGTTTTTTGGAACTTGGCGCCGGCACTACGTTTGTAAGGTCGCATGGAAGCACTACAGGTACGGTTTTTCAATTTGATAACATAACCGGTTTTATAGGTACAGCCACAATAGGTTACCGGTACCAGCAGGATAACGGCGGCATCAATTTCAGGATCGGTTTTGTGCCGATACTATATGATGAGGGCCTTATTGCCGCCGGCGGTTTTAGTGTAGGCTACACTTTTTAACAATGCCAATTTGAAGTTTAGTTTGCAATACTGATTTAAACAAATATCTTTATTGCAAACCAAACTTTATGAACCGTTATTGGCCTTTTAAGTTTATCTTCTGCCTTATAATTTATTTCCTGTTTTCTAACTCCCTGAAGGCGCAGTCTGTAAAACCTTTAGCAGCAGATTCAAGCCTGAAAACCAGGGCCCAAAATGTTTATGTGGAGTTTGCCGGACCCGGCCTTTATTTTTCTGCCAACTATGATACCCGCTTTTCAAAACGCAGGGATGGGATAGGGGGCAGGATAGGAGTGGGGTATCTTGATAACTACGGGTCTTCTTTTACCTCAGTACCTGTACAGCTAAATTATTTATTAGGAAAAAAAAGTAAATATTTCGAAGCCGGCCTCGGTGCCACCTGGGTGTATTTTAGGGCGCCCGGCAATGTTTATTCAGATATCATTTATTTTAACCGAACCAGGGGCGGCAATTCAACAGTTTTGGGTACAATGACATTCGGGTACCGTTACCAGCCTGTTGATGGAGGGTTTAGTTTCAGAGCAAGCTTTAATCCCCTTTTTAACAGTTCGAATTTCGAGCCTTACGTGGGAATAAGTTTAGGCTATACCTTCAAATAAGCAAATAAACATATGGTATTGTTGTAATAACCATTTAATCAAATATCTTTATTTAAAACTATTGCGAATGAAAAACCACCTTTTAAAACCTTTGTTTTTCCTGATACCCTTCTTTTTTTATCATTCTGCCAGGGCGCAGGCTGTTGTTCATTCAAAAGCTGATTCTACGCTAAATACGCGGGCTCAAAATGTTTACATAGAATTAGGCGGACCGGGCCTTTTGTTTTCTGCTAATTACGACACCCGTTTTTCGCAACATAGAGATGGTCTCGGCGGCAGGATTGGCCTTGGATTTATTGCAAGCGGCGGCGCTTCGGTAGTTACGGTACCTGTTCAATTAAATTACCTGTTAGGAAAGTCAGATAAATATTTTGAGATAGGCCTTGGCGCTACTTATGCCTCATTTAATTCAGGCTCTGATTTTTTATCATTAAACACCAACCCGGTAACCGCAAATACAGTTTTGGGGACGATGACCTTTGGTTACCGGTACCAGCCAGTAGATGGGGGATTTAATTTCAGGGCCAGCTTTAACCCGATTTTCGACAGCTCGAATTTTGTGCCTTACTTTGGGTTAAGCTTTGGTTATACTTTTTAATAGCCACTATTTGATAAAAAACCTTGTTTTACAAGGTTTTTTCTATTTTTACCGCGAATTTATATAACCTGATGAAATTTAAACTGTTTACTTGTTTTTGCTTTTTTCTTTGTTCAACAGGCGTTTTCGCTCAAACCCACAGTACTGAGATCGGCGCTGAAACTGATAATGATTCCTATCTGCTTCAGGGTTCTGACAAGTATTATACCGATGGGATTTTTATTTACTACCGTCATGCCCTTAATGTGAGTGAAAGCTCAAAGCTGCAGAACAAGGTTTTGGGTTTTGAATTCGGGCAAAAAATATTTAACCCGCAAAGCGGCAGTATCGCAAATGCCGAAGGCGTTGACCAACCGGGCCTTATCGACAGGCCTTTTGCTGCTTATATGTATGTAGGTGCATCATTAAACCTGTTGTATAAAGATGAAAGCAGTTTAAAGCTTACCGCAAGGGTTGGTATTATTGGCCCCGGTGCGGAGGGCAAACAGATACAGGATTTTGTGCATGATAATTTTGGTTTTTACCACCCCAGCGGCTGGGAATACCAGATCAATAATGAGGCTCAGCTAAACCTTTCAGCCGAGTATGATAAACTGCTTGCAAGAGGTTCATGGATTGACGTCACTTTATCAAGCTATATTAACCTTGGCAATGGGTTTACCGGGGCAGGTGTGGGTCCCCTGGTTAGGTTAGGGTCATTTAACCAGTTATTTAATTCAGTAAGTACGCAGAGTACAGCCATCAGGAAAGAAGTGGCCAATCCACTCAACCGACACGAAATATTCTTCTATTACAAACCGTTAGCCAATTACGTGGCCTATGATGCTACCATACAGGGCGGCTTGTTTGATAACCACAGCGGGCTTGAGATCACTAAAAATAAAGAACCTTTTATATTCAGCCAGCAGTTTGGCGTCGCTTTCAGCACCAGTCGTTTTGTTTTTGATATTGCAGCTATCTTTCATACCCTGGATGATAAGGAAATGGTGCAAACACATCAATGGGCGGCTATTACGGGCTTGTACAGGTTTAGGTAAGTGATTAGAGGTTAGAGGATGGAGATTAGAGATTAGTTGTTTAGTAGCTAACTAATCTCTAGTCTCCATCCTCTAATCTCTTCCTTCGATTCTCCTTCTTCACAGCGTTTAATCGTTTTTTATCCAGCCGGGCCATTTTGGCAGCTTTGCTAACTTTTGTTGCCTTGCGTATTTTGGGTTGATGCAGGGCGCGGGTAAGCAATAGTACCAGCCTTTCAACTGCCTTTTCTTTGTTCAGGTACTGGCTGCGTTCTTCGTCGCATATTACCTGTATCAATCCGTCTTTATTAAAGCGGGATTGTAATTTCAGGTTGATCAACTGTTTTTCCTCATCACTAAAGAGCAACGAGTTATCCACCGAAAAAAGTAGCTCTACTTTACTGGATACCTTGTTTACGTTTTGTCCGCCTTTACCGCCGCTTCTTGATGTTTTGTAGGTGATTTCCTTTTGCAAGTCGGCTTTTGTAAAATTCATGGGCCTAAATTAGTTGATTAAGTTGAATAAGTTAGAGTGAGTTGATCAGGTTTTTAAATTCGATAAAATATGTTGGCAGCAGAAGGTAAGTTTGATAACTTTAGCTTATAACCTTATGGTTATAAGCTGGTGATTTTTAACCCAATCAACTTTATCTAACTTAATCAACCACTCACTTTTTTAACTACTCACTAAAAATACCTACTTTAGTAAACCATGAGTGACCATATTATCGTTGCCATTGACGGCTATTCTTCCTGCGGAAAAAGTACTTTGGCAAAGGCATTGGCCAAAAAATTGCATTTTGTTTATGTGGACAGCGGTGCCATGTACCGTGCTGTGGCCCTTTATTTTTTAAGGAACAATATAGATTTGCAGGATAGCCGGCAAGTAGCTGATGCGCTTAAAAAGATCCATCTAAACTTTCACTCGCGCGATTATGAAACACATATCACTTTAAACGATGAAGAAGTATCGGGCGAAATAAGGCTGATGCCAGTCTCCGAAAGTGTGAGTGCTGTATCTGCCCTGCATGAGGTACGTACGGAGATGGTAAAGCAACAACAGCGCATGGGCCGCTCAAAAAATATAGTGATGGACGGGCGCGACATAGGCACAGCTGTTTTTCCGGACGCTACGGTTAAGATTTTTATGACCGCCGACCCGAAAGTCCGGGCCGAAAGGCGTTTTAAAGAACTGGCGCCCAAAAACCCGGATATTACCCTTGAAGAAGTTTTTGAAAACCTGGCACATCGCGATTACCAGGACACCACCCGCAAAGAGAGCCCGCTGAGACGCGCTGCAGATGCCATTATTTTAGATAATACTGACCTTACTCCTGCTGAACAGCTGATGTTTGCGCTGAGCAAGGTGGAGCCCTATTTAACGTGATTGCACCGATTGCTATAATGATTGCACCGATTTATGGTGACCATAGAAAAATCACTGTAATCCAAATTTAATCGGTGAAATCCAACAGTAATCGGTGAAATCAACCCACAATCGGTGAAATCAAAGAAATTAAACACTAAACCTTACGGCCGTTACCCCAAACTTATTTAAAAAGTCAACCCCTTCGTCACTGGCTATACCTTTATAGGCGGCGTATGACCTGTCGAAGAAAACTTTTTTTATACCCGCCGAATAAATCAGCCTTGAACATGGCAAACAGGGCGATAAAGTAGTATAAAGTGTAGCCCCTTCAAGGTTGGCGCCGTTTTTTACAGCGTACAGTATCGCATTCTCTTCAGCATGCAGGGCAAGCGAACAACTGCCTTTTGAATCACGCGGACAGCCCACACCCGGCCACTCCTCGTCGCAGTTGTGGGTATGCGCAGGAGGCCCGTTATAGCCGATAGAAATAATCCGCGTATCCTTGGTTAAAACGGCACCGACCTGGGCCTTAACGCAGTGTGAGCGTTTGGCCAGGTCGGTTGCCAGGTTCATGAAAATATGGTCAAAACTTAATTTAGTCATTCTGCTTAATGTCCGGCGCCTAATTCTACTTCGTGTTCTATTCCTTGTTTTTTGAGTATGCCAATAATCCTCCATCCATAAAATGCAAGGTAGGAGAAACATAAAACAGGGATGAAATAAGACTGATGAATTCCCATAATATCAGATAGTTTTCCTTGAAGAAGTGGAATAATGCCACCGCCAAGGATCATCATTACAAGGAAGGCGGAACCCTGTGAGGTATATTTGCCTAAGCCGGCAATTGCTAAAGCAAAGATAGACGGCCACAAAATACTGCAAAACAAACCACCACTCATAAACGCGTAGGTTGCTATGTTACCGGTAGTTAATAATCCTATTATCATAGCGGCCATTCCTAATAAGCCGAATATCATTAACGTACGGGCCGGACGATCCTGACCTAAGAAAAATCCTGCAATCTGGATAGCTACAACACCCGCATATGCATACAGTGGTGTAATATTTTGACCAGAAATAGAATTTACTGCTAATACAACACCAAATGCAACATATGGCACTACTATTAATAAAACTTTTCTTAACCCTTTGGAAGGATTAAAAACAGCGATGGCTCCTGCCCAACGCCCAATCATTAAACTGCCCCAGTACATGGAAATATAAGGTGCGATGGCCGAACCAGTGATGCCGCCAAAATCTTTAGTGCCTAATAACGCGCCAAGATTACTTTGAATAGTAACTTCAACGCCCACATAGGTAAAAATACCAATCATTCCTAACACCAGTTGAGGGTATTTCATTGCGCCCCAACCTTCCGGTTTTTTCTGAGCAGCCGTA
This genomic window contains:
- the arfB gene encoding alternative ribosome rescue aminoacyl-tRNA hydrolase ArfB, with the translated sequence MNFTKADLQKEITYKTSRSGGKGGQNVNKVSSKVELLFSVDNSLLFSDEEKQLINLKLQSRFNKDGLIQVICDEERSQYLNKEKAVERLVLLLTRALHQPKIRKATKVSKAAKMARLDKKRLNAVKKENRRKRLEDGD
- the cmk gene encoding (d)CMP kinase, encoding MSDHIIVAIDGYSSCGKSTLAKALAKKLHFVYVDSGAMYRAVALYFLRNNIDLQDSRQVADALKKIHLNFHSRDYETHITLNDEEVSGEIRLMPVSESVSAVSALHEVRTEMVKQQQRMGRSKNIVMDGRDIGTAVFPDATVKIFMTADPKVRAERRFKELAPKNPDITLEEVFENLAHRDYQDTTRKESPLRRAADAIILDNTDLTPAEQLMFALSKVEPYLT
- a CDS encoding deoxycytidylate deaminase is translated as MTKLSFDHIFMNLATDLAKRSHCVKAQVGAVLTKDTRIISIGYNGPPAHTHNCDEEWPGVGCPRDSKGSCSLALHAEENAILYAVKNGANLEGATLYTTLSPCLPCSRLIYSAGIKKVFFDRSYAAYKGIASDEGVDFLNKFGVTAVRFSV